From Kitasatospora sp. MAP12-44:
AGGAGACCGACGAGGGCGGCCGCGGCCTGCAACTCGTCAGCCTGCTGGCGGAGCGCTGGGGGAGCCGGCGGACCCCGCACGGCAAGATCGTCTGGTTCGAGCTCGGCGTCTAACTCCTCGGCCGCAGGCCGATCTTCGAGCCCAGCCAGACCAGCGGGTCGTACCTGCGGTCGGCGACCCGCTCCTTCAGCGGGATCAGGGCGTTGTCGGTGATCCTGATGTGCTCGGGGCAGACCTCGGTGCAGCACTTGGTGATGTTGCAGTAGCCCAGGCCGTGCACCTCCTGGGCCTCGGCCCTGCGGTCCAGGCCGACCTCGGCGGCGGCGTCCAGCGGGTGCATGTCCAGCTCGGCGACCCGCATCAGGAAGCGCGGCCCGGCGAACGCCGCCTTGTTCTCCTCGTGGTCGCGCACCGCGTGGCAGGTGTCCTGGCAGAGGAAGCACTCGATGCACTTGCGGAACTCCTGCGAGCGGTTCACGTCCTCCTGCCGCATCCGGTACTCGCCGGGCTTCAGCTCCGCCGGTGGTACGAAGGACGGCACCTCGCGCGCCTTGGCGTAGTTGAACGAGACGTCGGTGACCAGGTCGCGGATGGACGGGAAGGCCCGCAGCGGGGTGAGGACCACCGGTTCACCCTCCGGCAGCGTGGACATCCGGGTCATGCAGAGCAGCCGCGGCCGCCCGTTGATCTCGGCGCTGCACGAACCGCACTTGCCCGCCTTGCAGTTCCAGCGCACCGCCAGGTCCGGCGCCTGGGTGGCCTGCAGCCGGTGCACCAGGTCGAGCACCACCTCGCCCTCGTTGACCTCCACCCGGTAGCTGGCGAAACCGCCCTGGCCGCCCTCGCCGCGCCAGACCCGGAACTCTGTCTCATAGCTCATCGGCCAGCTCCTCAGGGGTGAAGTACTTCGCCAGTTCGGTGCGGTCGAACAGCGCCAGCAGGTCCGCGCGCACCGGCGGGTTCTCCTGCCGCCGCACCTGGATCCCGTCGCCCTCGACGCCGCAGACCAGGTTGACCCGCCGCCAGTCCCGGTCCATGCCCGGCCAGTCCTCCCGGGTGTGGCCGCCCCGGCTCTCCCGGCGCAGCAGGCCCGCGCGCGCCACGCACTCCGAGGCCAGCAGCATGTTGCGCAGGTCGAGCGCCAGGTGCCAGCCCGGGTTGAACTGCCGGTGCCCCTCCACCGAGACCTGCGCGGCCCGGCGGCGCAGCACCGCGAGCCGGTCCAGCGCCTGCTTCATCTCGCCGGCCCGCCGGATGATGCCGACCAGGTCGTTCATGGTCTGCTGGAGCTCCTGGTGCAGCGTGTACGGGTTCTCCGTCCCCTCGCCGAAGGGCGCGAGCGCCTCGGCGGCCGCCTCGTCCAGCTGGGCCTGGTGCACGGCCGGGCGCTCGGTCAGCGCGGCGGCGTAGCGGGCCGCGTGCAGCCCGGCCCGGCGGCCGAAGACCAGCAGGTCGGAGAGCGAGTTGCCGCCCAGCCGGTTGGAGCCGTGCATCCCGCCGGCCACCTCACCGGCCGCGTACAGGCCGGGCACGGCCGGGCTGGCCGCGGTGTCCGGGTCCACCTCGACGCCGCCCATCACGTAGTGGCAGGTCGGGCCGACCTCCATCGGCTCGCGGGTGATGTCGACATCCGCCAGTTCCTTGAACTGGTGGTGCATCGAGGGCAGCCGGCGGATGATCTCCTCGGCCGGCAGCCGGCTGGAGACGTCCAGGAAGACCCCGCCGTGCGGGGTGCCGCGCCCGGCCTTGACCTCGGAGTTGATCGCCCGGGCCACCTCGTCGCGCGGCAGCAGCTCGGGTGGGCGGCGGTTGCGGTCGGGGTCGGCGTACCAGCGGTCCGCCTCCTCCTCGCTCTGCGCGTACTGGCCCTTGAAGACCTCGGGGATGTAGTCGAACATGAAGCGCCGGTTCTCGCTGTTGCGCAGCACCCCGCCGTCCCCGCGCA
This genomic window contains:
- a CDS encoding succinate dehydrogenase/fumarate reductase iron-sulfur subunit, whose amino-acid sequence is MSYETEFRVWRGEGGQGGFASYRVEVNEGEVVLDLVHRLQATQAPDLAVRWNCKAGKCGSCSAEINGRPRLLCMTRMSTLPEGEPVVLTPLRAFPSIRDLVTDVSFNYAKAREVPSFVPPAELKPGEYRMRQEDVNRSQEFRKCIECFLCQDTCHAVRDHEENKAAFAGPRFLMRVAELDMHPLDAAAEVGLDRRAEAQEVHGLGYCNITKCCTEVCPEHIRITDNALIPLKERVADRRYDPLVWLGSKIGLRPRS
- a CDS encoding fumarate reductase/succinate dehydrogenase flavoprotein subunit, with product MDSYDVVVVGAGGAGLRAAIEAREQGMRVAVICKSLFGKAHTVMAEGGIAAAMGNVNSGDTWQVHFRDTMRGGKFLNHWRMAELHATEAPDRVWELETWGALFDRTADGRISQRNFGGHEYPRLAHVGDRTGLELIRTLQQKVVSLQQEDFKETGDYEARLKVLQEYTVTRVLKDGDRVSGVFGYVRESGQFFTIAAPAVVLATGGIGKSFKVTSNSWEYTGDGHALALLAGANLLNMEFVQFHPTGMVWPPSVKGILVTESVRGDGGVLRNSENRRFMFDYIPEVFKGQYAQSEEEADRWYADPDRNRRPPELLPRDEVARAINSEVKAGRGTPHGGVFLDVSSRLPAEEIIRRLPSMHHQFKELADVDITREPMEVGPTCHYVMGGVEVDPDTAASPAVPGLYAAGEVAGGMHGSNRLGGNSLSDLLVFGRRAGLHAARYAAALTERPAVHQAQLDEAAAEALAPFGEGTENPYTLHQELQQTMNDLVGIIRRAGEMKQALDRLAVLRRRAAQVSVEGHRQFNPGWHLALDLRNMLLASECVARAGLLRRESRGGHTREDWPGMDRDWRRVNLVCGVEGDGIQVRRQENPPVRADLLALFDRTELAKYFTPEELADEL